The region TGGCTCCAGTGGAACCTCCACTAGACCCAGACAAGCAAGGATGACAGGTCCTTGAGTGATGACAACCACTGGCCAGAGCGTTTCCTGGCCAGGCCCGACGCGCAGTTCATAAGTAGGGGTCTTTGGACAGCGACGACAATCATCTCGGAGAAGGACGAACGGTTTGTGCGGGTCTGAGAGGCCGAGCTCAGTGAGCAGGAGTCTGAGCACGGCGCTGTCCTCAGGAACTGCCACATACGACGATCCACCAAATTTCTTTGCTCGGTGCTCCACTGTGGCAAACCTCCTACAAGTGAACGTTAGCAATGTTACAAATACGTTCCATGGATGATCACATAAGAAAGGCGTGAATAAAATTGACAATCAAGCAATATACCTACCTTGAAAAGCGAACTGAAGCATTTTCACCTTTATCGTGCGTAATAATCCACAAAGCCCGAAAACTCATTTATTTACTGGGTTGGCGGCGCAAAGTCAAGATAAATGTTCGCTAGTTCAACAACGAATTGAGCGATTTTTGACTCCCGATTACTTTGTAGACTGTACTTCTTGTTTTTGTCTCCATCCGTAGATATTATATACATAGGAACTAGATGAACCAACCAGAGATGTTTAGTGCTTTAAGATGGCCGTCGGTTACTAACGCCGCCGACTTGGACGCTTCAAATCCAACGCTCTATATATGATATCCACGTCTCCACCCGTCTCACACAGGAAGCAGGATCCGCTAGCTGTCaacaaaaggcaacatttttaaaatccatgTCGACGTTGGCGTTATTGCTGAATTTACGCTCCTTCGTAGAAATTGTGATTGTTCGCCTCGCCAGCTGATCCTTCACGATGGCGACGACTGCTCAGCTTTTCGAGGTAAAATCCGGATTTTGGTTAGCCATCAGTAGCTAGCTGTCTAGCCTTCCTTGAACGCTGCTTCTTCTTATTTGCATGCCCTTTCTgctttagggttagggttaggtttgggggttagggttggggatCAACATCCCAAAACGGGATCTGAGAAAGATCTCGCCAGTAGGTAACGAGGTTATGTTGGGAAGTTTTGTGTGATACCCTCTAATGTTGATTTGTGTACATTAGGAGCCCTTCGATGCTGATGAGTACATTGAAAGATTGGCCTGGCGGACACCCGGAGGAGGATCCAAAGGAGGAGTTGAAGCATTCGACCCCAAgcggtaataaaaaaaattgtttgaaCTACATTTCTTGGGAATGTTTATACATATTGAAAATCGGAGTGTTAAACACATATTTCTCTTTGATTTTTCAAAAATTAATTGACTTATTTTGTTTGgttgagagtaaaaaaaaaaaaaaaaagcattcctAATACCAATTCTGGTCAACAGTAAGCATCCAAGTATTTTTTAACAGAGAATCTAGTATGTCTTGTATATTGTATTggtccagttcttttattcaACAAAAGTTTGTTGTAGTCTTGTTTATGCTTTGGGTGgaagttattttcattagcaaAAATTGCCACAACTCTTTAACTGCATGTGTTTATCCTGCCTGCCTTATCTACTTCCTCCACAAAACTCTTGCCACTACCTCGTCGGAAGCTCTTAGTGAAGAGTCGGAGACGACGTATCTTCGAAGGGCACCACATTTGAGTCACCAACCAGGGAATGAGTGTCTGCAAAGAAAGTCTGGAAGATGTCTTTAAGCTGCAGCCTTTGCTTCGGGAATTAGTCAGAAGATTATACACTCATCATTTTGGGATGTTTCCTGCTCTGTGAAATATGCTGCTGACTTAGAACATTTGCTCAGTAGTATTTATGGCATCGGAAAATGCAGCTGACGAAGCTGCTCGAACTTCTTAAAGCGGGGAACCTAAGAATTAAGCATGTGACACTGTTCTGTTTAACAACCGCCGTATGACTGGGAGGTCAGTGGGGCGAATTTAACCTTGTGGGACTTGATTACTTTTCTAGGCAGCCTATACGTAATCCCAGATGAATTTAGCAATTTGACACCATATTACCCGTCACGGCAGGTTGTTGGAGGAGTTTGAAAATCACATAGAGGAGTTGAAACAACTGGATGAGAAGATACAGCGGAGGGTTGAGAAGTTGGAGCATCAATGTCACCGTGAAGCTAAGGAATTTGCCCACAAAGTGCAAGACCTGCAAAGAAGCAACcaggtttgcttttttttttggaccaattgtattgaattgaattggatgctttttattatcattatataagtataatgGCCGTTATTTACTTTGAATCATTTCATGATATGACTTGAATTTTCCTCCCTTGTCAGGTGGCCTTCCAGCATTTTCAGGAGCTGGATGAACATATCAGTTATGTGGCAACCAAAGTATGTCACCTGGGCGATCAACTTGAAGGTGTGAACACTCCACGACAACGTGCCGTAGAAGCTCAGCGTCTGATGACCTACTTCAACGAGTTCTTGGATGGGGAACTGCGTAGCGATGTATTCAATAACCCAGACAAGGTGGGTAGGATGATTTCCCCCGCTTGGTGAGATTGTGAGACCACTGAAGAGTAATATGCTGCTTTTCAGCTGCAGGCAAAACGGTGGAGGATTAAGATGTAAAACTCCCTTAATAACTTGTCAAGTTATCACAAAAATTGCATCCCACAGCTAACTAGATTGAATAAATGCACtgctttttgacagttttacgaTGGACTAGCCATGTTCATGCTAAGCATAGTTGTATTTATATAGAATATTACTGTATGTCACATCTATAGAAGTTGAGATAAAATGCAGACTTGCAGGAGGCCCATGTTCATATTAGATTGTATTGTTTGGGCTGACTGTACTTGAGCTTCAGTAAgctttttttatggtgggaGGTCTGAAACAGTGAGGGTGTGTCAGGGTCAAGATCGTTGTTCCCAGAAAGGGGTGCACGGACATATCTGTCCAGATTCCTTTTTCCAGAGCATACCTCCAGATGGAAGGGGTTGAAAAGTTGCAAGAGAATAGCTGGAGGGGAATGGCTTTGCTAATCCTCCTGAAAGGGAGGGATGGCCCGCCAGCGTGGAGACAAGTGCTGCTAAACCCTGACTGCAGGGAGACGGCTACATTACTTACATGGGATTTAGCTAATCTTAGCTGGGGGACAGATACTTAGAAAACCTTCGCTGAGCAGAAAGGCTGGATCCTCCTCACGGGAGCAGAGTAATGATGTTAGCTGAGGCAGGCATATGCGGGAACAGAGGAGTTGCATACAGTGGGCCTTTCGCGGGGCCGGGGCTTTTTTACAGTCAGCGTCTATGTCAGGAGTGGGGGTGGGAGGGGCatctccatttaaaaaaataaataacattttttttcaggcagATATCCCTGGCCGGACAGATTATAGAAAGCGATTTTGAATCCTTCAGGATTACAGGCCATTGAGAAAAGTCAAGCCAATAGAGCTGCATGTGTTGCTAAGTTAGCACGGCGGGTGCTGATGCCCAGGTGAGCTCCGCCTGTCTGTTATCAGCCAGCTGTTCAACACAGAAAGGCGGGGAGGGCTGTTTTAAGATGATCCCCCTAGTGAAAACACTGCCGGCGgctctttttttcccagagaTGTCCGCTTCTTATGGTCATGATGGCTCGCTCTAGCTCATTTCTTCCACATGTTAATTTCcttaccctttttttttagattaaagaGGCTGCTGATATAATTCAGAAACTACATCTCATTGCCCAGGAGCTGCCATTTGACAGGTGAGTCAGACATCCTAGAGACAGCTTTAAGCAAGGCCACTGGCAAACATGGGCAAGGTGCGGTATTTAGCATGTTAAATATCCATCACACTTAATCCACCTGTTATATGTAAGCATCATCAATTATAGATGGAGCGAACTAAAGGGAATGGTTACCCatttataaggcacactgtcagcttttgaaaaaaatgaagtcttaGTTGCGAATTATTGTGCGGAAAATACGATATGTTTTTGCCGCTCTGCTTTTTTTGCCCAATTATTATCCACAAAAGCAggtatgttttttattcatagtATATATAATGTGCAGTCAGTCATCACAATTTCTAGTCCAAATTACAGTgcttaaaatgtcaacattttaagCAACACTTTAAATACTTTagtaaatgtattttgtgggtgtgggtgtaTAATCAAGAAACTGCTGATTGTAAGATGAtctcttttttctgtttatttttttggtgtgcagATTTTCAGATGTCAAAGCCAAAATTGCAAGTAAGTTTCTTAGGTCTATCGTATATACAATTATCCTCATTGGAAGGTTattatacatgtgtattttttgtattctttctTTCAGGCAAGTACCATGACCTGGAGCGACAGCTAATCCAGGAGTTCACTGCTGCCCAGCGCAGGGGAGAAATTGGGCGTATGCGGGAAGTGGCAGCAGTTCTCCTACATTTCAAGGTGACTGAAAATAGACACATTTTTGGGGGCAGCTACTGTATATCTTTTGTTCCTGTTTTTAATTTCCTGTTATTACTAAAACATTTTaaccattgtgttttttttctgaagggCTACGCTCACTGTGTCGATGTCTACATCAAACAGTGTCAGGATGtaagtgaggttttttttaatttatttttttactaaaaatggGATGTTTAGTCATTAAATGTAATCCTTGCCTTGGATTTAGGGTGCTTACATGAAGAATAATGTGTTTGAAGACACAGCAGCCCTCTGCCAAAGGGTCAACAAGCAGGTAGGCGAGGTCTTCAGCAGCCCAGAGACCGTCATGGCCAAACTCATCCAGAATATCTTTGAGAACAAATTACAGGTACTTCTTTTGTACACTTTTGAAAGTAACTTTTCTCAATGGGCCTTTTATTAACAAGTTTCTGTGTATTTAGGCCCACGTAAGGGAAAAACTGGATGACACGCGACACTCTGATGTGGAACAGTACCTCAAGAACCTCTATGACCTTTACACCAGGTAAGCCATGCTtcctttcatttcttttatGTATATACCACATTTTCATCCTTATGCTTTGTTTCCAAATACACCAGAACCACGTTGTTGGCCACCCAGCTCAGTGAGTTCAACCTGGGCTCCGACAAACACACTTTCCTGTCCAAGCTCATTAAGAGCATTTTCTCCTCCTACCTGGAAAGCTACATTGATATGGAAAAGGACTACCTTCGCAATCGCGGGGCCATGATTCTTCAACGTTACTACGACTCCAAGAATCACCAGAAACGTCCAATTGGCACTGGAAGgtcagattttcttttttttttttttattattattattttttaaacagtgcTCATTTCACAATCATGTACTAATGTTGAAGTGTTGTCAATTCAGTATCCAAGAACTAAAGGAGCGAATAAGACAGCGCACCAATCTACCCTTGGGCCCTAGTATTGACACCCATGGGGAAACGTTTCTCTCTCCGGAATTGGTGGTCAACCTTCTGCAAGAAACTCGTCACGCCTTTGAGAGATGCAACAGGGTAAGCCTACATGGGTTACGTTTTAACTTCGGCTATGGTTGGTAATGCAAACCTAATGCTTGGCTTTTTGATCACAATCACAGCTTTCAGATCCAGCAGACTTGCCAAAGAACGCCTTTTTAATCTTCTTGCTGCTGGTCGAGCATCTTTGTGTGGACCACATTGACTATGCTCTGGAGATCGGCCTTTCAGGTACAGTCATATTTTAGGATTATGGCAGAGAACAAGTGAATCATGTAAAATGTTAGCTTAGTTTAACTTTTGCTGCCACTAAAGTGTTTTTATTGAGGAGAATTCATAGGACAGAAATAAAGATTTGACTGCATTGTGCCGACACTCAAGTGTATCATTTGATTATATTCTCGCTCTTTTACTTCCATACAGCAATTCCCTCCTCAGATGCCAAGAATGCCAATTTGTACTTCCTTGATGTCGTCCAACAGGCAAACTCCATATTTCACTTGTTTGACAAGCAGTTCAACGACCATCTTATGCCTCTAATAAGGTAAAACGCTTTATTGTTTACAAAATGTGCACAcatactggaaaaaaacaatcctaattaaaaaatggcaaagtacatttttgaagttcatGATTAtcttccaaaatcaaattttatcaGTTTGGACGTTCAAAATCACGATTTGCAAATCattatattctgtttttatttatatttaatatgaCTCCCAAGTTCATTGGTATTAGGCTTATACAAACAGAACAATAAACATATGACAATTGTGACTCATGATAATATCAATAAAAGTGAGCATATATTTGTAAAATACAGTTTCATTCAGCTGTTATGCTGACTCAAGCACAATAAAATCTGTTGTGTTCATCACACAATTGCCAACTCACCAATTTAATTTATTGAGTCATTTGGGTTGTCAGATGACCTACCTTTAGGCTTACGTTATTATTCAAATTTGTGTTTACAGTTCATCCCCAAAGCTGGCTGAATGTTTGCACAAAAAGAAAGAAGTCATCGAACAAATGGAGGTCAAACTGGACACAGGAATAGACAGGTTAGTGAGTtccaacagaaaaaaacacattgggtTTTGTATGGATTGTAAATGCTGCCTGTATTTAATGCTATAGAACGCTAAACTGCATGGTGGGACAAATGAAGCACATCTTggcaacagaacaaaaaaagactgATTTCAAGCCAGAGGATGAAAACAACGTCCTGATGCAGTACACCACAGTAAATATGACataagctataaaaaaaaacggaaataatttttttcttccatgttttAAATGTCTCCCTAATTATGTTTGGGTAGGCCTGTGCCAAGGTCTGTGTCTACGTGAGAGGGCAGGTAGAACATGTGCGGAAATCTATGGATGGCAAGAATGTGGACACGGTGCTGACAGAGTTGGGAGTTCGCTTCCACAGACTCATTCATGAGCATCTCCAACAGTACAGCTACAGCTCTATGGGAGGCATGCTGGCCATCTGTGATGTGGCTGAATACCGACGATGCGCCAAGGACTTCAGGGTGAGTGTGGAGCAGAGTTCCATGGCAAAACATGACCACCCTCCCTTACAAAAATAGCCTGTGCATCCTGCTCTTGAAATATAACTTAACTTTTCATGTAGGATTAAAAAGACATCTCCAAAATTCTATTCAGATGTATGCTGCTGTCAACACTGTAAAAGTCCCCCATGAAAAAACCTTACAAATGATATTAAGAATGAtctttcatgtaaaaaaaaagatcttcaTTACTCAACCTGAAATAacttaatactaataattacaTCAGATAATGCGTTCAGGATTACTGTTTTTGTTCACCTGCTTTTTTCTGTATCCACCCTGCAGGTGCCTCTGGTCCTGCAGCTCTTTGACACTTTACATGCCCTGTGTAACCTTCTGGTCGTTGCCCCTGACAACCTAAAGCAGGTGTGTTCAGGTGAGCAGCTGACCAATCTAGACCGCAACCTCCTGCACgcctttgtccagctccgagtGGACTACCGTTCAGCACGATTGGCTCGCCACTTCAGCTAATTTAGACTGAGCCACCACTTGGCAAACACCCTCCGTCCAATACCAGAGTCCGCTGCCATGCTTCAATGAATTGATGCACTTTGGATAGAGACACCTCCGCTTAAGAGGATGCCACCGTGTCTAGGATAGACTTTCCTAGCGTTGTCATCAAAACGCCTGATGGTAAATGTTCCTTGGGGTTATGTGCATTTTACCTCTTGCTTAAAATGTgtatcaatgtaatatttgttttttaaatactaatCTGCCACTCATGTTTAGATTTCCCCTTAAATGGACATTGATTTATGtacaacagcaacaaaaaacattatttttgattgtGCCAACTCTATCAATTCTCTGGCTGCCATCGGGCACCCAGAATAAACCCTCACACTGCTGTAAAGGGAAACAAATAATGTCTTGATCAGCACGAGAAGCAGTGGACGGAGCTCTGTCAGGATAAGAGAGACACATGACCACCTTGCTGACCATTGACCCCAGAGCACAAAGCAAATGTCAAGAGGCCACTGAAATGAAGTGAGATCCAAGCCTGAAGCAGGTCTGAGAACCTCTTCAGAGGTTTGGGTGGTCCTTTGTTGGTTCAGATGACTGCTACGATGGGTCACTGAGCATGTGTCACTGTAATTGCAGAGATCAACACTTGCTCAAAGACGTTCCCGGCTAGAAGTGCACAATCCGGGTCAGCGGAGATGAAATACTGACTTTTACTGATTAGAGAAATACACTAGGGAGAAGCTCTTCACTCAGCACTTGTGCCGCGGTTGCTGTCTTTTTGCACTAAAAGAGGAGGTATGGATGATGCTGGAAATGTTTTTCTCTGCAAAGCTGCTCCCAATGTAGTGCTGTTTACCTTAACCAGAGACTCATTAAACAAAATGGATGGATTTTATCTTTGCCTTTATCCTCAAAGGAGAAGAGCGACGACGGCAAGTTGTCCCGGCGCTTTAATATGTGTGAATGTCACTTTCAAAGTGAAATGAAACCCATTCCATTTCTATAGAAGTCATCAAGTATTCATGGGAATTCTTGCCACCAGAGCAAAGTTCTTTCTTCTACTTGGGGAAGTGAGCAGCGCCGGAGGGGATTAGATATCTCTGGCTTGATGAATTGTGTGCAGTAGTCATGGACGGCGGTGAGATAGAGACGCCTGAGAGCTCGGTTCCAGCTCCGGCTGGTTGGCGTTGTGTAGAAGGTACACACAGCCGAGCATGTTCAAACAACATAATTAATTAggctaatattaatattatcaaTGCCACATAAATTCAATTCTCTCTGCCCTAATCACAACTGGTTAGGttgtaaaaattattttgttaggCCCGGATGCAAACAAAGAGTCTCTTCCAAACATTGGAGAACTATTTGTATTTGGGGTGTGATTAGTGTGCGTGATGCAGGATGGGGCTGGGGAGAGATGCCAGGTCTGTGATGATAACCGGTGTGGAGACCAAGCAAGGCAGAGGTGCAGCCTGTCCCTAGGGGTCCCCAGCACGGGCTTGTGGAAAAGAGGGAgggatgtgtttttttggggaggtgGCTGTTTGAGCAGGTGGAGGGGATTAGTAGTAGTGTCAACACTGGAGAGCTGGATAAGACTGTCCTCTGTTACTTGTCAATTGCAGCAGCTCTTGCATTCAATTTTGGATACATAAAGACACCAGAACGTACTGACTGGGACGGAGGGAAAAGCCAGTGGTTTAACCGCTTAATTTATTATGAATCTGTATGGCCAAGTAA is a window of Stigmatopora nigra isolate UIUO_SnigA chromosome 13, RoL_Snig_1.1, whole genome shotgun sequence DNA encoding:
- the exoc5 gene encoding exocyst complex component 5, coding for MATTAQLFEEPFDADEYIERLAWRTPGGGSKGGVEAFDPKRLLEEFENHIEELKQLDEKIQRRVEKLEHQCHREAKEFAHKVQDLQRSNQVAFQHFQELDEHISYVATKVCHLGDQLEGVNTPRQRAVEAQRLMTYFNEFLDGELRSDVFNNPDKIKEAADIIQKLHLIAQELPFDRFSDVKAKIASKYHDLERQLIQEFTAAQRRGEIGRMREVAAVLLHFKGYAHCVDVYIKQCQDGAYMKNNVFEDTAALCQRVNKQVGEVFSSPETVMAKLIQNIFENKLQAHVREKLDDTRHSDVEQYLKNLYDLYTRTTLLATQLSEFNLGSDKHTFLSKLIKSIFSSYLESYIDMEKDYLRNRGAMILQRYYDSKNHQKRPIGTGSIQELKERIRQRTNLPLGPSIDTHGETFLSPELVVNLLQETRHAFERCNRLSDPADLPKNAFLIFLLLVEHLCVDHIDYALEIGLSAIPSSDAKNANLYFLDVVQQANSIFHLFDKQFNDHLMPLISSSPKLAECLHKKKEVIEQMEVKLDTGIDRTLNCMVGQMKHILATEQKKTDFKPEDENNVLMQYTTACAKVCVYVRGQVEHVRKSMDGKNVDTVLTELGVRFHRLIHEHLQQYSYSSMGGMLAICDVAEYRRCAKDFRVPLVLQLFDTLHALCNLLVVAPDNLKQVCSGEQLTNLDRNLLHAFVQLRVDYRSARLARHFS